CTCGGGCCGATAGGCGAAATCGCCGGTGTGATCGCGACGATTGTGTCGGCGATCGTCGAAGCGGTGCACAAGAAGCAGAATCAGGAGAAGTTTGCCGATAACGTGAATCCGACGCTGCAGCAATTCGGCATTCCATTGCCAACCTGATCCGCTGTTGGAACCCGATTATGCGACGAATCGTGTATCACCGTGGCGATGAGGTCATGCGCTTTGTCGCTGCGGCAACGGGCGAGGCGAGCTATAACGACTGCACGACGATTGGGCTCGAAAAAGACGGCCATATCGTGGCCGGCGTGGTGTACCAGGGGTACAACGGCCCGAATGTGCTGATGCACTGCGCGATGCTGGAGTCGCGTCATCTGCTGACGCCGGCATTTCTGTCGGCGGTTTTTCTGTATCCGTTCGTGGTGCTCAACTGCCGGCGGGTGACGGGGCTGGTGCGCACGGATAACCT
This sequence is a window from Mycetohabitans rhizoxinica HKI 454. Protein-coding genes within it:
- a CDS encoding GNAT family N-acetyltransferase → MRRIVYHRGDEVMRFVAAATGEASYNDCTTIGLEKDGHIVAGVVYQGYNGPNVLMHCAMLESRHLLTPAFLSAVFLYPFVVLNCRRVTGLVRTDNLRAQRLDEHLGFRREGIMREGAGDGTDFILYGMLKQECRFLRGRYLQALQQELGLIMPGPMRARRAESSK